The Apus apus isolate bApuApu2 chromosome 8, bApuApu2.pri.cur, whole genome shotgun sequence genome has a window encoding:
- the MBNL1 gene encoding muscleblind-like protein 1 isoform X8 has translation MAMLAQQMQLANAMMPGAPLQPVPMFSVAPSLATNASAAFNPYLGPVSPGLVPAEILPTAPMLVTGNPGVPVPAAAAAAAQKLMRTDRLEVCREYQRGNCNRGENDCRFAHPADSAMIDTNDNTVTVCMDYIKGRCSREKCKYFHPPAHLQAKIKAAQYQVNQAAAAQAAATAAAMTQSAVKSLKRPLEATFDLGIPQAVLPPLPKRPALEKTNGATAVFNTGIFQYQQALANMQLQQHTAFLPPGSILCMTPATSVVPMVHGATPATVSAATTSATSVPFAATATANQIPIISAEHLTSHKYVTQM, from the exons CCGATGTTTTCTGTTGCACCGAGCTTGGCCACCAACGCATCAGCTGCCTTCAACCCCTACCTGGGGCCTGTCTCCCCAGGCCTGGTCCCAGCAGAGATCCTGCCCACGGCCCCAATGTTGGTGACAGGGAACCCCGGTGTCCCGGTtcctgccgctgctgctgctgctgcccaaaaGCTCATGAGGACAGACAGGCTGGAG GTATGTCGAGAGTACCAGCGTGGCAATTGCAACAGGGGGGAGAACGACTGCCGGTTTGCCCACCCTGCCGACAGCGCCATGATCGACACCAACGACAACACCGTCACCGTCTGCATGGATTACATCAAAGGGAGATGCTCACGGGAAAAGTGCAAATATTTTCACCCTCCTGCGCACCTGCAAGCCAAGATCAAGGCTGCCCAGTACCAGGTTAACcaagctgcagctgcccaggcagcagcGACTGCAGCTGCCATG ACTCAGTCGGCTGTCAAATCACTGAAGCGACCCCTCGAGGCAACCTTTGACCTG GGAATTCCTCAAGCTGTACTTCCCCCATTACCAAAGAGGCCTGCGCTTGAAAAAACCAATGGTGCCACCGCAGTCTTTAACACTGGTATTTTCCAATACCAGCAAGCTCTTGCCAACATGCAGTTACAGCAGCATACAGCCTTTCTCCCACCAG GCTCAATATTGTGCATGACACCCGCTACAAGTGTTG TTCCCATGGTGCACGGTGCTACGCCAGCCACTGTGTCTGCAGCAACAACATCTGCCACAAGTGTTCCCTTCGCTGCAACAGCCACAGCCAACCAG ATACCCATAATATCTGCCGAACATCTGACTAGCCACAAGTATGTTACACAGATGTAG